The following are encoded together in the Astyanax mexicanus isolate ESR-SI-001 chromosome 8, AstMex3_surface, whole genome shotgun sequence genome:
- the LOC111194363 gene encoding E3 ubiquitin-protein ligase TRIM39-like, which yields MAESSPQPRQGRRQSMDNPDSFGCESSSPLSEDQFQCSICLDVFTDPVSTPCGHNFCKSCLTQYWNSTQHCHCPLCKEKFTKRPELKINTTLREVADHFKKKSVLDKPEVLCDICTGEKLKAFKSCLNCGATFCKTHLEPHSFGTLKNHKLIDPVENLEDYICQKHERPLELFCRDDQMCVCRFCTETDHKNHNTVPIEEESGEKKTQMGKTQTEVQQMIQDRLKKIKEIKHSADIRKRNTEKEISDSVEVFTALIRSIERSQAELLEVMEEKQKAAERQAEEFIKDLEQEITELKRRDTELEQLSHTEDHLHLLQIYPSLCRPPHTTNWTDISADPHLSVETVGNALSQLQKSLNEELTKTINEKIRESVSAELKRIQQYAVDVTLDPDTAYPKLILTDDGKQVRHGDKKQKLPDNSKRFNTCVNVLGKEGFSSGRFYYEVQVSGKTDWDFGVARESINRKGEITLKPQNGFWTVWLRNGNQYKALAGPSVLLSLREKPQKVGVFVDYEEGLVSFYDVEARSHIYSFTGQSFTEKLYPYFSPFLNNGGKNAASLIISPVWKI from the exons atggctgaatcTTCACCACAACCAAGACAAGGCAGAAGACAGAGTATGGATAATCCAGACTCGT TTGGTTGTGAGTCCAGCAGTCCTCTGTCTGAAGATCAGTTCCAATGTTCTATCTGTCTGGACGTGTTCACTGATCCAGTTTCTactccatgtggacacaacttctgTAAATCCTGCCTCACTCAGTACTGGAACAGCACTCAGCACTGTCACTGTCCTTTATGTAAAGAGAAATTCACCAAGAGACCTGAACTGAAGATCAATACAACACTGAGAGAGGTTGCAGATCACTTCAAGAAGAAAAGTGTTCTAGATAAACCTGAGGTTCTCTGTGACATCTGCACTGGAGAGAAGCTGAAGGCCTTCAAGTCCTGTCTGAATTGTGGAGCGACGTTCTGTAAAACTCATCTGGAACCACACTCATTCGGGACACTTAAGAATCACAAGCTAATTGATCCAGTGGAGAACCTGGAGGACTACATCTGCCAGAAGCACGAAAGACCCctggagctgttctgtagagatgatcagatgtgtgtgtgtcggtTCTGCACTGAAACTGACCACAAGAATCACAACACTGTTCCTATAGAGGAGGAGAGTGGAGAGAAAAAG ACGCAGATGGGGAAGACACAGACAGAGGTGCAGCAGATGATCCAAGACAGACTGAAGAAGATTAAAGAGATCAAACACTCAGCAGACATCAGAAAA agaaacacagagaaggagATTTCAGACAGTGTTGAAGTCTTCACTGCTCTGATACGCTCCATTGAGAGAAGCCAGGCTGAGCtgcttgaggtgatggaggagaagcagaaagcagcagagaggcaggctGAAGAGTTCATTAAAGATctggagcaggaaatcactgagctaaagaggagagacactgagctggagcagctctcACACACTGAGGATCACCTCCACCTCCTACAG ATTTACCCATCCCTGTGCAGACCCCCACACACCACCAACTGGACTGATATCAGTGCTGACCCTCATCTGAGTGTAGAGACTGTGGGGAACGCTCTGTCTCAACTTCAGAAGAGTCTGAATGAAGAACTCACTAAAACTATTAATGAGAAGATCAGAGAATCAG ttTCAGCAGAACTAAAGAGGATCCAGCAGTATGCAG tggACGTGACTCTGGATCCTGATACAGCTTATCCCAAACTCATCCTGACTGATGATGGAAAACAAGTGAGACATGGAGACAAAAAACAGAAACTTCCTGACAATTCAAAGAGATTTAATACATGTGTTAATGTCCTGGGAAAGGAGGGATTCTCCTCAGGGAGATTTTACTATGAGGTGCAGGTCAGCGGGAAGACTGACTGGGATTTTGGAGTGGCCAGAGAGTCCATTAACAGGAAGGGGGAAATTACACTGAAACCACAGAATGGATTCTGGACTGTGTGGTTGAGGAATGGGAATCAGTATAAGGCTCTTGCTGGTCCCTCAGTCCTCCTCTCCCTGAGAGAGAAGCCccagaaggtgggggtgtttgtggattatgaggagggtctggtctCCTTTTATGATGTGGAGGCCAGGTCTCATATCTATTCTTTCACTGGTCAGTCTTTCACTGAGAAACTCTATCCGTACTTCAGCCCTTTTCTTAACAATGGAGGTAAAAATGCAGCTTCACTGATTATATCACCCGTGTGGAAAATTTAA